GCGCTTCGACGGCCGCACCTACCGGCCGGTGCCGCTGCCGGTGGCCGAAGGAGCCAGCCCTCCGCCGGGAACGGTGCTGCTGGAACTGCTGCCATTGCCCTTCGAGCGCCTGGGCCAGCCCTTCCCCTGCGGCCCCTGATCCGGACCGGCCGCTTGAATGGCGCTCACCGACGCGGCATGGCGATGAGGATCCTGGTGATGGGCGGCACCCGTTTTGTGGGCCGCCCCCTGGTCAACCGGCTGCTGGGCGCTGGCCATGAGCTCAGCCTCTTCACCCGTGGCCGCCAGCCGGTGCCGGCGGGGGTCGAGCATCTGCAGGGCGACCGCAGCAGCGCCGAAGGTCTGGCGGCCCTCCAGGACCGCCCCTTCGATGTGATCGTCGACAGCTCCGGCCGCACCCTGGAGGACACCCGCCAGGTGATCGAGCGCACCGGCCCCCCCTCCCACCGGCTGGTGTACGTCAGCTCGGCCGGGGTCTACGCCGACAGCGAGCTCTGGCCCCTGGACGAGGACTCCCCCACCGATCCCCAGAGCCGTCACGCCGGCAAGCTGGATACCGAAGCCTGGCTGCGCCAGGAGGGCATCCCCTTCACCAGCTTCCGGCCCACCTACATCGTCGGCCCGGGCAACTACAACCCGGTGGAGAGCTGGTTCTTCGATCGCCTCGTGCACGGCCGGCCGGTGCCCCTGCCCGGGGACGGCAGCACCATCACCCAGCTGGGCCATGTGGCCGACCTGGCCGCCGCCATGGCCCGCTGCATCGAGGTGGAGGCCGCCACCAATCGCATCTACAACTGCACCGGCTCCCAGGGCATCAGCTTCCGGGGACTGGTGGCCGCCGCCGCCCGCGCCTGCGGCACCGATCCGGAGGCGGTGGAGGTCCGCAGCTTCGATCCCGCCGGTCTCGACAAGAAGGCCCGCAAGGCCTTCCCCCTGCGCCTGGCCCACTTCCTCACCGACACCCACCGGGTGCGGCGGGAGCTGGCCTGGGAGCCGGCCTTCGACCTGGAGGCCACCCTGGCCGATAGCTATGCCAACGACTACGCCCTGCGGATGCCCACCACGCCCGACTTCAGCGGCGACGAGGCCCTGCTGGGCTGAAGGGTCAGGGCTTCCATCAGCGCCGGTTCCATGCCATCGCCCAAAGCCAGGATGAAGCCATGAGACGACGGTTGCCGCTGGGGATGCGTCAGGAGATCCGCCATGGCTGGCGGCTCTGGAAGGATTGCCGGAAGGGGTGCGGTTCGACCGATCCGTGGGCGACCTGGCTGCGGGCGAAGTGGAACAGCGCCCATGGATCGGCCTCATCCAGCCGATCCTGTTCAGTGACTTCTTCGAGAACAAACGGGCCAATATCAGCCGCGGCGCCGCCCTGCTGGATCGCGGCCTGATCGGTGCCGGAAAGGCCTGGTCCTTCTGGCACCGTGTCGGCCGTCCCCATGCCGCCAATGGATTTCTGCCGGGCCGCAACATCGTCAGCGGAAAGCTTGTCGCCCTCAGCGGCGGTGGTCTCTGCCAGCAGTCTTCGATGGTGTATCACCTGGCCCTGCTGGGTGGATTGACCGTGCTGGAACGCCATCCCCACAGCCTGGACATCTACGAGGAGGACCAGCGCTTCACGCCGCTGGGCGCCGACGCCACGGTGGTGTGGGGATTCAAGGACCTGCGACTCCTCAATCCCCACCCCTTTCCTGTCGCCTTCCGGTTCAAAGTGGAGTGGAACCGATTGATCGGCGAGCTCCGTTCGGACGCCGACCTGACGCCCTGCGACGTCGCCTTTGTGCGTGTGGAGCTCAAAAAGCCCTGGGTTCAGGTCGACACGATGGTCAACCAGCGCCTGTTCGTCTCCACGGTCTACGAACAGCGACAGGGCCTCCAGGTCAGCCCCTGGGAGCGGCCCGCAGGTACCCCAGGGCCGAGCTGAGCGCCAGGAGCAGCGACGGCCAGAACAGCCACCAGCCGGCGCCATGGAGCAGGGGCACCAGCGCCCCACCGAGGCCCAGGCCCCAGGCCGGCGGCCAGAGCAGCAGCAGCAAGGAGAGGAACTGCAGGATCGTCTTGGCCTTGCCCCCCAGCGAGGCGGGGCCGCCGCTGCCCTGGCCGGCCCGCCAGCCGGAGATCAGCAGCTCCCGGGCCAGCAGCAGCCACACCGCCCACAGGGGGAGACCGCCCGTATGGGCCAGCCAGAGCAGCGGGGCGCTGATCAGGATCTTGTCGGTGAGGGGATCGAGCCGGGCCCCCCACACTGACCCACCGCCGGCCCGGCGGGCCAGGGCGCCATCGGCCCAGTCGCTGAGGCCGCCGAGCAGCAGCAGCACCCAGGCCAGGTCGGGCCGCGCGCCGGCCAGTGCCAGCAGCAGGGGCAACCCCAGCACGGCCCGGGCCAGGGTCAGCAGGTCGGCGAGGCGTCGCAGGGGAGGGGTCCCGTTCACCAGCAGAATGCCATCACCGAGGAGATCCGCATGGTCGTCGAGCGCAGCGTGGCCGAGGTGATGACCAGCCCCGTGCTGAGTGTCACCACCACCACGCCCCTGCAGGAGGCCGTCCAGCTGATGAGCGATCACCACATCAGCGGCCTGCCGGTGCTCGATGAGCTCGGAGCCCTGGTGGGGGAACTGAGCGAGCAGGACCTGATGGTGCGCGAGAGCGGCTTCGATGCCGGCCCCTACGTGATGCTGCTCGATGCCGTCATCTACCTGCGCAACCCGCTCGACTGGGACAAGCAGGTGCACCAGGTGCTGGGCAGCACGGTGGGGGATGTGATGGGCTCCAAGCCCCACAGCTGCCCTGCCGCCACCACCCTGCCGGCGGCAGCACGCCTGCTCCACGACCGCGGCACCCAGCGGCTGTTCGTGCTCGACGACCAGCAGGCCCTGGTGGGGGTGCTCACCCGTGGCGACGTGGTGCGGGCCCTGGCCGCCCAGGGCTGAACGCTTCCGATCAGGCGACCCCCCTCCGGGCTCCCGGGAGCCGGGAGGTTCGGTTCCAGGCGATGACCGCACCGTCGGCCACGAGCCAGAGCGCCTCACCCCTTGGGCAGGGGTGGCCTCCCGTGAGGGCGCCGAATGACGGCAGCACCAGCTGGTCCAGGGTCTGGTCGTAGGCGAAGCAAGGCAGGCGCAGCCGGTCGGCGCCACGGCCCACCAGGGCCACCGGATGGCGGTGGCCGCAGACATTCAGCCGGCCGGGCATGGGCTCCGGGGCATGGCTCAGCCACAGGGGGCCCATGGCCTGGGAGGGCTCCTGGACCAGGCCCTCCAGCCAGCTGCCCCGTTCATGGTTGCCGCCGATCAGGCGCAGGGGACAGCCCAGCAGGGAGGGCAGGGCCGCCAGCTTCTGGCGCAGTTCGACGGTGAGGCCCAGGCGGCTGTGGATCAGGTCGCCCAGCACCACCACCTGGCGGGGCTGGAGCCGGTGGGCCACCGCCATCAGGGCATTGAGCGTGATGGCATCACCGTCGCTGGGCAGCGGAATGCCCTGGCACTGAAAGGATTCCGCCTTGCCCAGGTGCAGGTCGGCCAGGAGCAGCAGGCCCTGATCCGGATCCCAGGCGGCCTTCTCCGCCAGCAGGTCCAGACGGTGGCCCCGCCAGGGGAAGGCAGCGGCGGCAGGAGGGTTCACGCCGGCGGCTGCGGGGCGCCGTGGAGGGTGACGGACATGGCGCGATCGCTGGGCGAAACGGAACGCAGGCATTCTCTCCGCCCAGAATCCCTGGAGCAGGGCCCACTCCGATGACGTCCACCCCGCAGGATGCGGCCGAGACTGCCAGGGCCGCTCTGCTGCGGCTGGCGCCCCACCTGCTGGGCCGGGTCCGGCGGGGTGTCGTCGGCAGCAGCCGCTACGCCCAGAAGCTGCGGCAGGCGATCCGCGACGCCGCCGCCGATGCCGCTGGCGGTCCGGTGCTGATCAGCGGTGAGCCGGGGCTGGAGAAGGACAACATCGCCGCCCTGATCCACTTCGGATCCGCGGCCCGCAAGCAGCTGCTGGTGCAGCTCAACGGCGCCCTGCTGCGCCCCGACGGGGCGGAACTGTTTGCGGCCGGGGCCGATGGCCTCACCCTGCTCGACTGCCTCGGCGGCGGCAGCCTGTTGCTTGATCAGATCGACAGGGCCGATCCCCAGCTGCGGCCGGCCCTGCTGGAGCTGGCCCGCAGCGGTCGCTGGGTCTCGCCGGATGACGGCCGCGAACGGTTCTTCCCGGGACGGGTGTACCTCACCGCCGAGACCACGGCGCCCGATTTCGATGCCTTCTGCCGCCACATCCGGGTGCCGCCCCTGCGGGTACGGCGCCAGGACCTGGGCGAATGGTTGCGCTATGGAGTGCGGCAGAAGGCGCGCTGCCTGGGCTGGGCGACGCCCCCCACGGTGAGTGAGGGGCTGATCAAGCGGCTCCAGACCTACGACTTCCCCGGCAACATCCGGGAACTCACCCTGGTGATCGAGCGGGCCCTGCGCCAGTGCGCCGAGGGCCGGCCCGCCGTCCTGCCCGACGAGGTCTTCTGGACCGGCCGCCGCTCCCAGCGCGCCCGCTTCGATCTCTGGCGCTGGAAGCCCCAGCTGCGGGACCTGATGCGCTCCCCGCTGCTGTGGAACGGCCTGTTATTCGGCGTGGTGAGCTGGGTGTTCGTGCTGGTCAACCTCTGGCTCTGGCTCGGCCCCCAGGACCGTCAGCACAACGGGGCCCTCAACATGTTCTGGGCCTGGTGGTGGCCGCTCATCCTGCTGACCTATCCGATCGTGGGCCGGCTGTGGTGCTCGTTCTGCCCCTTCATGGTCTGGGGGGAGGTCAGCCAGCGGATCGCCGGGGCCCTGGGCTGGCAGCCCGCCCGCTGGCCCCGGGGCGACAGCGATGCCTGGGCGGCGCCGATCCTGGCGGCCGGCTTCGCGGCGATCCTGGTCTGGGAGGCGGTATGGAACCTGGAGAATTCGGCCTGGCTGAGCAGCTGCCTGCTGCTGCTGATCACCCTTGGTGCCGTGATCGGCTCGCTGCGCTTTGAGAAGCGCTTCTGGTGCCGCCATCTCTGTCCAGTGGGGGGCATGAACGCCCTGTTCGCCAAGCTGGCGATCAGTGAGTTGCGGGCTCAGGCGGGGATCTGCAGCGGCAGCTGCACCTCCTACGCCTGCTTCAAGGGGGGGCCGGCCGAAGGCGAGGGCCTGGCCACGGCCGGCTGTCCCCTGGGCACCCATCCGGCCCACCTGGAGGACAACCGCAACTGCGTGCTCTGCCTCACCTGCGCCCAGGCCTGCCCCCATCGCTCGGTGCAGCTGCGGCTGCGGCCTCCCGCCGCGGATCTGCAGCGCGACATGGACCCGCCCGCTGGGGAGGTGGGCCTGATTCTGGTGCTGGCCGGCGGGGTGTGCCTGCACCATTGGCAACGACTGCTGGGTGGCGTGGCCCTGGCGCCGGCGCATCTGCACGAAGGCCCGCTGCTGCCACGGCTGGCCTTCGCAACCCTGGCCCTGGCCCTGCCGGCAGGGGTGTTCCTGCTGGTGCGGCACCTGCGGGGCTGGGGGCGGCGTCCGGAAGTGGCCGCCTCACGGCTGCGGCTTTGCCTCTATGCCCTGTTACCGCTGCTGTGGGCGCTGATGCTGGCCGACCATCTGCCCCTGGGCATGGCCGAAGGGGGCCTGGTGCTGCCGGTCAGCGTTGGTCCCTGGTGGCCGCAGCTTGCCGGGTGGCTGCCGGCCTGGAGCGCCGACGGCCATGTGATCGCCTTCTGCCAGAGCCTGGTGGTGGCGGTGGGTGTGGCGGGATCGGTGGTGCTGCTGCGGCGACTGCTGCAGCCCCTGCGCTGGGGCTGGCTGGCCCTGGGCTGGCTGGCGCTGGGGCTGGGGACCGGTGGCCGCTGGCTGGTGGCCGGGGGCTAACGCCCGCAGAGTCGCTGCAGATCGCTGTCGCTGTAGAGCGCCACGGGAGCCTCGGACGGGCTCTCCTGCAGCCGCTGCTTTTTGGTGAGGTAGTGGGCGGCGCCGAGGCTGTTGCCGAGCAGCACGCGTTCGGTGCCGCGGCTGCCGCGCCAGGCGGTGCATAGGGAGAGGGTGTCGAGGGCCAGGGCGGCGGGGGGAGGCGCGGCCGCCAGCAGCGCGGCCCCGCCCAGGGCCAGCACCACGGCCAGGCCCATCTGGCTGCGGCGCACGGCCACTCCCGGCGCCGGACCCAGCCAGCAGCCGTCGGCGATGGCGGACACGTGGCGCACCTGGTGGGGCCGCCCCAGGTAGACCCAGGCCTGGCGGCCATCGGCCAGGGGCAGGGGCCGGCGGTCGTAGAGGCGGGGGTAGCCCTCCAGCCGATCCAGCCGGGCCAGGCCGGCGGCATCGACGCGGTACACCTCACCTCGCACCACCCCCTCGCCGGGCACGGCCATCGGAAAGGGGCCCAGGTCGTGGAGCACCACGTCCGGCAGCACCGCCTCCCCGAGGAATGGCGCCTCCAGCAGCCAGTGGTGGTTGCCGTGGCCGCGCTTGAGGGTGCCGTAGACGAAGACCAGCTCGGGATGGCTGTGCACGGGTCGGGCCAGGGCTGGGGTCCCTGTGGTCATAATGCGACGGAGCTGCCCCCGTTTCCATGACGATCGCCCTGCTGGTGGCGCTGCTGGGTTCCTTGGTGCTGATGGGCTGGATCGTCAAGCGCCTGGAGAAGGCCTCCTGAGTCAGGGGCCCAGGCGGCGCACCTGCCCTGACACCCGGATCGAAGCCCCAGGCATGGCGGGGATCTCGGCCTCAAGCAGGGAGCGACTCCCCATGTCCTCCCCCTGCACCACCGTGATCGACCCGCCGTGGGGCCAGCTCAGGCGCCCCAGGTAGCCGGCCAGGGCCGCGGTGGCGGCGCCGGTGGCCGGATCCTCGTAGACACCGCCGACGGCGAAGGCGTTGCGGCTGTGGAACAGCCGGGGACCCTCGGCCCAGACGAGCAGCAGGGTCAGCAGGCCCGCCGCCGCCATCAGCCGGGCTCCGTCCTCCATGGCGTAGCGCATGGCGGCCAGGTCCTCGCGGCGGCGCAGGGCCAGCAGCAGATGGTCGGCACCGCCGTGGACGACGGCGGGGGGCAGGGCCGGATCCAGGTCGCTGGGGTCGTAGGCGAACAGCTCCAGGGCGGCCGCCAGCAGCTCCGGAGTCACCGGAGCGCTGCGGGTTGGGGGCGACTGCAGGGCAGCGCTCCAGCGCTCCCCCTGCCGCCGGCCCTCCACCGTGATCGCGGCCTGGTTCAGCGTCAGCGGGAACACCCCATCCCCGAACCGTTCGGCCAGGGCGGCCCCGAGGGCGATGGTGGCGTGGCCGCAGAAGGGCACCTCGGCCGCCGGGGAGAAGTAGCGCACCCGCCAGCCGTCCCCCTGCGGGGCCGCGAAGGCTGTTTCCGAGTAGCCCACCTCGGCGGCGATCCGCTGCATCTCGCTGTCCGCAGGCAACGGATCAGCGATCACCACACCGGCCGGGTTGCCGCCCCGCTCGCCGTCGCTGAAGGCCGCCAGGCGCAGGACTGTCATGGCAGGGGTGGGGCCGCAGCGGACAGGGACCAGTCTGCCGGCCTCAGTCGTCCTCGCGGGCGCGCACATAGACGATCGTGCGGTTGCCGCTGGGCGCCTCCCGCTCCTCCATCACGAACAGGGAGGGGCAGCCGCGCACCAGGTCGGAGAGCTTGCGGAAGCCGTAGAGGCGGGTATCGAAATCGGGCTGGATCTTCTGCAGGTAGCTGCCGAAGGTGCCCAGCTGGGTCCAGCCCGATTCATCCACCGAGCGATCCAGGGCCTCCATCAGGAAGTCGGCCGGGATGACGGGATGGGCGCTGGCGGGGGGCTCGGTGTCCCGGGGCCGACGGGCCTCCCCGGGCTCCGCGCCGGCGTCCCCCAGGCGGGAGGCGGTGCGCAGCACCTCGGTGAACAGGAACTTGTGGCAAGCGTTGCGGAACGCCGCCGGGGTCTTCTCCTCCCCGAAGCCGTACACCAGCAGGCCCTCCTCCCGCAGACGCACCGCCAGGCCGGTGAAATCGCTGTCGCTGGTTACCAGGCAGAAGCCATCGAAACGCCGGGTGTAGAGCAGATCCATCGCATCGATGATCATCGTGCTGTCGGTGGCGTTCTTGCCCACGGTGTAGGCGAACTGCTGCATCGGCTTGATCGAGAACTTGTTCAGCAGCGCCTTCCAGGAGGCGCTCTGGCTGGAGGTGAAATCGCCATAGATGCGCCGCACGATCGCCTCACCGAAGCGGGCCACCTCCTCCAGCACCGCCTCGATCACCGCCGCCCGGGCGTTGTCGGCGTCGATCAGCACCGCCAGGCGCCGGCCCGACTCTTCCGCGAGACCACCGGCCGGCGGCTGGACACCCGATGGGGATCGCATCACACATCCCCCGGGGCTGCCTTGACCCTACCCGTCCCGAACCCGCGTGTCGCCGGATGCCGCCGCCGCCCCCCGGCGACGGGAGAATTCCCCCCATGGTCGTGCCCCTGATCGCCGCCTCCTCGCCCCTCCCCCCGCCGCCGCCCCTGCTGCCCTGCCCGGCCGAGGCGGGCTGGGAGCTGGTGGCGGGCGCCCGCCTGCCGCGCCGCGGGGCGGACGGAGCGCCCCTGGGCGGCTACTCCGCCGCCAGCTACCGGAGTGAGAGCGATGTCCTGCTGCTGCTCAGCGATGCCCCCCGGGGCCGCGTGGACGCCTGGAGCGGCGTGCGGCAGCTCGGGCGGGTGCCGCTTCGGCCGGTGTTCCGGCTGGAGCTGCAGGGATCGCCCCAGGCTCCGCTGCCGGCGGAGATCGACGCCGAAGGGCTGGTGGTGCTCGGCGAGCGGCTCTGGGTGGCCAGCGAGGGGCGCCGCAGCGCCGCCCGGCCGGCCCAGCTGCTGGCCTTCGAGCGGAGCAGCGGCCTGCTGCAGCGCGCCTACACCCTGCCCGCCGACTGGCAGCCGGCCCCGGGGCGCGGCCTCGAAGCCAACCAGGGGCCCGAGTCTCTGGCCCTGCTGCGCCGCCCTAGGCAGACGGATGTGCTGCTGATGGCCGCGGAAAGGCCCCTGCTGCAGGATCCACCGGGGCAGGTGCGGCTGCTGGGCTGGTCGCTGGAGCCCGCCGGGCCGAAGGCCCATCCCCTGGCCCGGCTGGCCATCCCCGCCGGCGAGGGCTGGGGACTGACCGATCTGCTGGTGGTCGACGCCGCCGGCCCCGCGCCGGGCCTGCTGGCCCTGCTGCGGCGCTTCCAGGCCCCCGCCCGCTGGCAGGTGCTCCTGGCCCACTACCCGCTGCCGGACGAACGGGCCGATCCCAAGGCCGATCCCGAGGCGGTGCTGGCGCCGATCCAGCAGTGGGATCTGATCGCGGCCGGCCTCCCACCCGACAACTGGGAGGCCATGACCCCGGGACCCGCCCGGGCCGATGGCCGCCCCACCCTCCTGCTGGCCTCGGACGACAACTTCAGCCCCCTGCAGGACAACCACCTGGCCCTGCTGGCCCCGCGCCGCAGCGACCCCTGCCCCCCCAATCGATGAACCGTCGCGACCTGCTTTCCCTGCTCGGAATCGGAGCCTGCTCCTTCGCCGGCGCCGTGCTGCCCACGGCAGCCCCTGGCAGGGCGGCCGCCTGGAAGGCCGGGGCCGCCCCGACGCCGCCCCCCCCGTTCCCGACCGTGCCCACCCCCCTGCCGGTGCCCGGCGACGGGCTCGACGCGGCGGAGCAACGGCGCCGTTACGCCCGCATCGACCTCGAGGACCGGCTGGTGCTTCCGGACGGCTTCCGGGCCGATCTGCTGGCGGTCTGGGGGGACCCGCTGGCCGACGGCCGCTTCGGCTTCAACAACGACCACCTCTCCTTCCTGCCCCTGGGAGCGGACCGGGCCCTGCTGACAGTGAACTTCGAGTACATCAGCGCCCGGTCCTGGCGGCAGGGCTACGCCGAGGCGGTGGGCGGCGAGCTGCCCTTCGACGCCGTCATCGACGCGCTGGCCGCCCGGGGCGGCCGGGTGGATGCCGCCAGCCTGGCGGCGGACGACCCGCTGCTGGAGCCCATCCGCCAGCTGGCGGCGGCGGCCATGGCCGACCTGGGGGTCGGCGTGATCGAGCTGGAGCGGGAGCCTGGTGGCCCCTGGCGGCGCCGGCCGGGCCGGTTCGATCGCCGCATCACCGGCCTGAGCGGCTGGCGCGACCCCACCCGGCGCCTGCGCAGCTCGGGGCCGGCGGCGGCCGTGTTCCGCCGCCGCGAGCGGCTCGGCTACGACGACGGCCTCGGGGACGCGATCATCGGCAGCTTCGCCAACTGCGCCGGCGGCGAGACCCCCTGGGGCACCGTGCTCAGCGCCGAGGAAAACATGCAGAGCCAGGTGGCCGAGGCCGTCCATGCCGACGGCTCCTCCGTCTCCCCCGCCGCCCGCCCGTTCGCCTACGACGGCCAGCGCCTCGACGGCCTCGGCAACCCCTTCGGCCTGGCAGGCAACAAGTACGGCTGGATGGTGGAGCTCGACCCGCGCCAGCCCGAACGCCCCGCCGTGAAGCACAGCTGGCTGGGCCGCTTCCGGCACGAGGCGGTGGCGGTGAAGGCCGTCGCCGGCCAGCCCCTGGTGGTCTATTCCGGCTGCGACCGCCACGGCGGCCACCTCTATCGCTTCGTCAGCGACACGGTGATCCGCGATCCGGCCGACCCGGCCAACTCGGAGCTGTTCAGCGCCGGCCGGCTCGAGGTGGCCCGCTTCGATCCCCCCGGCCGGGATGGCGGCGGGGGCCGGGGGCGCTGGCTGCCCCTGGAGACCACCACCCCGGTGGCGCCGCTGGGCCCTGGCCACTTCGCCCGCCACGGCGTGGAGCAGGCGGTGCTGCTGCCCCACAGCGACCGCCTCAAGCCTGGGGCCGAAGCCTTCAGCAGCGACGCGGCCGTGGCGGCCTACCGGCGCCGGTTCGCCACCCTGGCCGACCTCTACCCCGGGGAGGGGGAGGAGCGGATGGGGGCGATCCTGATCGATGCCCACCTGGCCGCCTGCGCCATCGGCGCCACCCCCGCGGCCCGGCCCGAGGACACGGTGATCGATCCCATCAGCGGCGAGCTGCTGATCGCCTTCACCGCCGGCGGCGGCAGCGACGACGGCCGGGCCGACCCGGCCATCTTCCGTGGGCCCAAAGGCCAGGCCACCTGGCCCTACGGCTGGATCATGGGCCTGGCCGACGACGGTCCGGCCCGGGCCGGCTCCTTCCGCTGGCGGATGGTGGCCACCGGCGGGGCCCCGTGGCAAGGGGGGATGGGCTTCGCCAATCCCGACAACCTCGCCATCGACCGGCAGGGGACCCTCTGGATGGTGACCGACCGCTCGACGAAGTCAGCCGACCTGGATCTGTTCGGCAACAACAGCTGCTGGGTGCTGCCCAGCCGCGGCCCCCACGCCGGTGAGGCCTACTGCTTCGCCACCGGCCCGATGGAGTGCGAGCTCACCGGGCCCTGCTTCGACGACGGCGAATCCACCCTGTTCCTGGCGGTGCAGCACCCGGGCGAGGACCACGGCACCCGCCCCTCGGCGGAGGCCCGTGAGGCCCAGGCCCACCGGCTGGTGGATCGCTCCGGCCGCTCCTTCGAGCAGCTGCGCTGGGTGCCCCTGGGCTCCAACTGGCCCTCCGGCGTCCCAGGCCGGGCTCCCCGCCCCGGGGTGGTGGCGATCCGGCGCCTGGCGGGCGGCCCCCTGCTGGGGCCTCAGGTGGTGCCGGCGTCGAGTGACCGCTCGATCTGATCGAGGGCCTCATCGAGCGGCTCGATCGCCGTCGCCATGGCCGCATCGCTGGCCTCGGTACTGGGCCACTGGTGATCGATCTGGCGGCGCAGCTGCTGCAGGCCGCCATCAATGGCCTCCAGCCTGGTGGCAAGGGCTACCAGCCGGGCCTCCCGCTCATCCATCCCCTGGCGCGCCGCGTGCAGGTTGCGGCGCAGCTGGTCCACCAGCCGCCGCCGTTCCTGGCGCAGGGGCCCCTCCGCCTCCCGCTGCAGGGCCTTCTCCTCCCGCGCCAGGCGATGCGCCAGGTCCTCCGGATCGAGGCGCTGCCCGCCGCCGGATTCCAGCAGGGGCCGACGTTCCCGCAGCCGCTCCGGCAGCTGCTGCAGCCGCTCGCAGCAGAGCTGGACGCTGCCCAGGGCCTCCAGATGGCCCGGGTCCGTGAAACGGGCCACGGCCTCCTCCCGCAACGCCAGCGCCGTCACCGCCAGGCCGCCGGCCCGTTCCAGGGCCTCCTCCAGTCCGGCATCGAGGCGCTGGTCATGGAGCCGCTGGCTGCGGCTGCGACGTCCGGCCGCCCCCAGACGGGAGAGCAGGGCCGCGCAGGCGATGCTCAGCCCGACCGCCGCCGCAAGGGCCAGAGGGAGGCTCACCCCGCCTGCGCGCACCAGCAGAACCAGGCCCACGCCGCCGGCGGCGACCGCCAGGGGATGGTCGAGCGGGTTGGACCAGCCGGACGCCAACGCCATCAGAACGCCATCTGCAGATCTTCCATGCGGCGCCGGATGCTGTCCGCGGTGCCGGTGGTGAAATCGCCGCCGTTGCTCTCGGCGATGCGGCGCAGCACGTCGGGGTCGAAATCCCCCTGGTTGCCGTAGCCCATGGTGAACACACCGATGCGCTCGTCGCTGGCGAAGCCGCTGCGCTTCAGCTCACCGCCGAGCCCTTCCAGGGAGAGGCGCGAGCCGTTGTCCTGGCCATCGGTGAGCACCACCACCGCCAGGATCTCGCCGGGGCGACGGGTGGAGCGCAGCCAGTCGCGACCCTGGCGGATGGCGTCGTAAAGCACGGTGCCGCCCTCCGCGTCCAGTGAGGCGATGAAGCTGGCGCCCGCCGCCCCGCCAGCCGAGCCGGCACCGGTCACCACCACCGGGGGCCTCAGCCGGTTGTCGAAATCGAACAGGCCCACGGTGTCCCGCGGACCGATCTGGGCCAGGTAGGCCTGCAGGCTGCGCTGGGCCGCCGGCAGCTTCTCCCCCTTCATCGAACCGGAGCTGTCCACCACCAGGGCCACCCGGGAGGGCTTCTTGGCCTGGTTGCGCCAGAGGGTGATGATCGCCTCCACCACCTCCGGTTTCGGGGCCCGCAGCGAGTCGTAGACGGCTCGGGGGTCGGCGCCGTAGGCCGCTGTGACGCGACTGGGTGGCACCGCCGGGTTGGCCGGCCGCAGCCCCTGGTCGGCCGCCAGGCGCTGCACGTCCTCACGCTGGAGGCGCTCGATGAGCAGCAGGGCCGCCTGCTTCTCCTGCGGCGACACCCAGGGGGCGTCCGGGAGGATCGCCCGCATCGTGCTGGCGTAGGTGGCCCTTGGGTACACCGCCTTGAGGGGCTCCTGGTCGCCCTGGCGGGAGGCGTTCACCGCCACCACCGACGACTCGTAGACAGAACCCACCGAGGCCCAGAAGGGACCGTTACGCTGCATGGCCCGGGCCAGTTCGTCGGTGGAGCTGCCGTAGCGGGTCACGTGCCGCTGGATGGCCGTCACCTGGTCGCCGTGGGCCTGCACATCGGCAAGGGTGAGCGCTTCAGGCCGCTTGCCGGCCACTTCGGCCACCATCGCCACCAGGGTCTGGAGGCCCGAGTTGGAACGGGTCGGAGCTGTGTGGACGAAACGGAT
This genomic stretch from Cyanobium gracile PCC 6307 harbors:
- a CDS encoding VWA domain-containing protein, giving the protein MARAQRSAGLSTALLALPLLGLSISGCQLLAPPPLELEMLLGSALKGFCHEAAKAIAQTPPRLADRTPVLLRCRAAGSGDVVSEMESHARGVLQGGQAADDPRIPTLLSVDGEIYLDLLRHRLQRLAPTRELIPSPADAPALASSPMVFMTTPALAKGLDRPDPFTALARSSDHRQLDPAGPSQPIRFVHTAPTRSNSGLQTLVAMVAEVAGKRPEALTLADVQAHGDQVTAIQRHVTRYGSSTDELARAMQRNGPFWASVGSVYESSVVAVNASRQGDQEPLKAVYPRATYASTMRAILPDAPWVSPQEKQAALLLIERLQREDVQRLAADQGLRPANPAVPPSRVTAAYGADPRAVYDSLRAPKPEVVEAIITLWRNQAKKPSRVALVVDSSGSMKGEKLPAAQRSLQAYLAQIGPRDTVGLFDFDNRLRPPVVVTGAGSAGGAAGASFIASLDAEGGTVLYDAIRQGRDWLRSTRRPGEILAVVVLTDGQDNGSRLSLEGLGGELKRSGFASDERIGVFTMGYGNQGDFDPDVLRRIAESNGGDFTTGTADSIRRRMEDLQMAF
- a CDS encoding PhoX family protein, which translates into the protein MNRRDLLSLLGIGACSFAGAVLPTAAPGRAAAWKAGAAPTPPPPFPTVPTPLPVPGDGLDAAEQRRRYARIDLEDRLVLPDGFRADLLAVWGDPLADGRFGFNNDHLSFLPLGADRALLTVNFEYISARSWRQGYAEAVGGELPFDAVIDALAARGGRVDAASLAADDPLLEPIRQLAAAAMADLGVGVIELEREPGGPWRRRPGRFDRRITGLSGWRDPTRRLRSSGPAAAVFRRRERLGYDDGLGDAIIGSFANCAGGETPWGTVLSAEENMQSQVAEAVHADGSSVSPAARPFAYDGQRLDGLGNPFGLAGNKYGWMVELDPRQPERPAVKHSWLGRFRHEAVAVKAVAGQPLVVYSGCDRHGGHLYRFVSDTVIRDPADPANSELFSAGRLEVARFDPPGRDGGGGRGRWLPLETTTPVAPLGPGHFARHGVEQAVLLPHSDRLKPGAEAFSSDAAVAAYRRRFATLADLYPGEGEERMGAILIDAHLAACAIGATPAARPEDTVIDPISGELLIAFTAGGGSDDGRADPAIFRGPKGQATWPYGWIMGLADDGPARAGSFRWRMVATGGAPWQGGMGFANPDNLAIDRQGTLWMVTDRSTKSADLDLFGNNSCWVLPSRGPHAGEAYCFATGPMECELTGPCFDDGESTLFLAVQHPGEDHGTRPSAEAREAQAHRLVDRSGRSFEQLRWVPLGSNWPSGVPGRAPRPGVVAIRRLAGGPLLGPQVVPASSDRSI
- a CDS encoding NYN domain-containing protein, whose protein sequence is MRSPSGVQPPAGGLAEESGRRLAVLIDADNARAAVIEAVLEEVARFGEAIVRRIYGDFTSSQSASWKALLNKFSIKPMQQFAYTVGKNATDSTMIIDAMDLLYTRRFDGFCLVTSDSDFTGLAVRLREEGLLVYGFGEEKTPAAFRNACHKFLFTEVLRTASRLGDAGAEPGEARRPRDTEPPASAHPVIPADFLMEALDRSVDESGWTQLGTFGSYLQKIQPDFDTRLYGFRKLSDLVRGCPSLFVMEEREAPSGNRTIVYVRAREDD
- a CDS encoding esterase-like activity of phytase family protein; its protein translation is MVVPLIAASSPLPPPPPLLPCPAEAGWELVAGARLPRRGADGAPLGGYSAASYRSESDVLLLLSDAPRGRVDAWSGVRQLGRVPLRPVFRLELQGSPQAPLPAEIDAEGLVVLGERLWVASEGRRSAARPAQLLAFERSSGLLQRAYTLPADWQPAPGRGLEANQGPESLALLRRPRQTDVLLMAAERPLLQDPPGQVRLLGWSLEPAGPKAHPLARLAIPAGEGWGLTDLLVVDAAGPAPGLLALLRRFQAPARWQVLLAHYPLPDERADPKADPEAVLAPIQQWDLIAAGLPPDNWEAMTPGPARADGRPTLLLASDDNFSPLQDNHLALLAPRRSDPCPPNR
- a CDS encoding PhzF family phenazine biosynthesis protein, with translation MTVLRLAAFSDGERGGNPAGVVIADPLPADSEMQRIAAEVGYSETAFAAPQGDGWRVRYFSPAAEVPFCGHATIALGAALAERFGDGVFPLTLNQAAITVEGRRQGERWSAALQSPPTRSAPVTPELLAAALELFAYDPSDLDPALPPAVVHGGADHLLLALRRREDLAAMRYAMEDGARLMAAAGLLTLLLVWAEGPRLFHSRNAFAVGGVYEDPATGAATAALAGYLGRLSWPHGGSITVVQGEDMGSRSLLEAEIPAMPGASIRVSGQVRRLGP